A stretch of DNA from Carya illinoinensis cultivar Pawnee chromosome 12, C.illinoinensisPawnee_v1, whole genome shotgun sequence:
AGTGCTCCTGAGTTCGTCCTATATAAGCTGAAAGAGATGGGAAAGATAACTGAAGAAGACATTTCACTTGTAATGGAAGAGTTCGAAGATCTGGATGTTGATCAGTCTGGAGCTCTGTCGGCGTCTGATATAATGCTTGCTCAATCATCTAAACCAGAGAGGTGACCTTACCATGGGAACCTGGTAATTGGATTGTATACACGTGTAGactgtaaagaaatatgaaatacTGTGTAAAATAAACTTTTCATCATCGATACATCTGGTTCATGGCTTTTGACATGATGATTTATATTGGTAACCCAATAATTCAGTCTCAATTATCATTCGCATTCTGGTCTGTACCTCTTGGGTATGAACGGATGATGGCCATCGAAGTAAGAGACTGAAGCTTGGTTAGAATCATTTACTACTTGGGATTCTTGGAAATTAAAGATCAGTCCTAATGATAGATGATTGAAGATCTGCAAAAGGTATTGTCATACTGCTTTTTGTTTTGTGAAATCCTTCCTGTTTGATCCAAATTCCTTAACAAAGGCTTCCAAGCCTTCCTCTTATGTCTTCATGTTGTAAAAGACTTGGGCCTTTTAATTCACATTTAAAGtatgtaattaaaatatttataattatattgtggTGAATCAACCATTGTCAATGCCATGCTCATGCATTTGACAAAAGTCCCCACGACACCCACCGGCAAACGAATAACCATGCAGCAGCCCCTCTTGAAGTTTCGAGCAACCACAAGTTCATGGGACCCATAATTCAGTCGGATGTCATGTCATCGCCAATTACGGCCCCACAACAAACTTATCCAACGTCCAACGTCCCACATCACTATTCGCAGAGTATAACatcaaagaaaggaaagaaaattataagagagaggaagagaaatgatatatgaCGTCGTAGATATGTAAGCGTTgcgtaattttttaatttaaagcttcaagaaaatgaaacaaaaatggAGTGACGTGTAATAACACGGGTTTCCTAGTCATAGAATTAGAAAGACGTCCTTCCCTTTCGGTGAGCCCATCGGCCCTTTCTCAATCACATCCTACACATTTCGTTTGTTTCCTCACCCAATCCAATCCCATTCAAAATATGCGTGTCTTAAAGAGCCTAGCTTTGTGTCTCAAGTGTCTATCCGGATTCACCGCACTCCTACGAACATAATAATTATACACCCAGttttttttagataataatGCAAAGATGAATCTGAATGTCATGAACAAAATTATTCTTCACCGGAAAGAATTTACAGATCACCAGagacaaaaaccaaaaaacaggGAGTGGGGGTTGGGAGGAGTTTCGAAATTACACATGGGTTTTGTTGTTTCGTGCTGCTACTCGGACTTGAAGCTCTCTACCGAATGTTCCGGTTGCCCAGCGACGTAATCGATGAGTCCCTCTACGGCTTTGTCGTCGCCGTGGACGTCGATGCCCTTTACGGAAGTCCGGCCGAAGAAGATCACGGCGAAGAGGAAGAGTGCGGTGGAGAGAAATAGGGGCCAGAAGTAAGCCAAGACGGGGACGAAACTGGGTGCTACGTGGACGATGGAGACGATGGTGAGAGGGAGAGCGAGAGCGAAGATGATGTGGAACCTGTACTCAAGAAGCTTTTCCGGGATCTCCATGGCTTCTTGGGTTTGGCAGAAAGAGCGagagaaagaggagagagagagtggtgtTGGTGTTGGATTTTCACAACGGAAAAGGAGGGGGTGGGATTGGACTGCAGTTCCACTGTGCAGAGATTCTCTGAGGCGAGACTGAAGTGTTTGTTTGTTCTTGGAGGAGTGAGTCAGTGACCGtgattttctattctttttactCGTGTGCTTGCTTATCCAATCTCCACTCACTTTTCTTCCGTATTTATTagcaataaatgatttttataaatttcaattaGACAAGTTTTACGGCAAaaattagacctcatctttgaaaaccatataaataaaataatttttttaatagaatctatttttttatcataaatttacacaaaatttatttatttagattttataccttatattacttttatttactATTTGTTTGCTAAGCTCTTGTTTAgatactaatatattttaaaatattgataaataatagtaaaataatttgtaaataataataaataatttataaataataattaagaaattataaataataataaaataatttataaatatattagattgtCCTTCCTtcatcatattttcttttttttctcattattattaattgGAATTCATGTGGTGAAAAACTATGTTTGCAACTCTGCTTGAAAGGACAATCATTTTATTTCACTATTCCAAAGAGACAGGGAGGGATATTAAGGTCATCTTGCTTAAAAAATAACCACAAGGACATTTTGTCACTTTCCCTTCACTGCATGCAACTGTCggttattaattaattcattgaTTTTAATTATGGTATGGGTTTAAAGGATTTTGTTGGCTTGTGGGGAAGATGAGATCTAAAACAAAACGTGGTAATTCGAGACCGAGTTAATTGAGttctactaatatatatatatatatagttatttttatgtattttttaaatatattttattgatataattaattaaaataatttttttattttaaaaatataatataactaattaaattaatagaataaataagaaaatacgtaaaaataattaatttttgaatGGTATTATCCAATATTGAAGCCCAACAATGAACAAGAGCTAAAAGTGCAAGACCAAAGTCGAACCCCCCTAAACCATAAAATAATGAACACGCCTACCTTGCAATTTTTGTGCAATCCAGTGAGTTAGTTTGACCTTGAGTTTTGACTTCCCTGTTTCTCATATTTCTTTCCTCCAAAGCTCGAGTAGCCCGCCCTCAGCTAATATTTCTCCACAATCAGAGGTTGGCACCGATCAAGTAAAACGAAAAGGATAGAACCATTTCTTTTTGTTAGGATAAGGGCATTTTTCTCCATACCCTTGGAGACAACAGTATGTATCACATTCTAGATGTGTATACAAAAGGATGacaattaaattttgtcaagagATACGAGTCAACTGCAAATATACAAGATATATGATCATTCTTTCAAGAAAAATGAACAAACATGTAGGTCTAAGAAGACAATTTACCTTGAGCCACGAAAATGCAATGGAAAGGGTATTGGCAAACAACAgtaacttttaaataatttttagcaACTGTAGCAATACTCCAAGGTCCTCCAATTGAGAATTTATCGCCTAGATACATAACCTCAATGATTTCAATCTTGAGAAATGATAAAAGCTTACAGTAGCGTTAcagcagaaaagaaaaagagaccgACTGGTGCCGAGTTGAATAAGCTATCAGATGCTCTGGTCACTGGTGATTCCACTTTTCAAATTGAGACTCGTGGCAATGTGGGTCTAGCCAATCCTTGGAAGTGCCCTTCTCCATGTTGGCAGTTCCTTTGCCACCACCCACAAGTTCTCGAAGACTTTCTAACTTATTCTCCCGAACTGTCCCACTAGTCCTCCTGTCTGCTTCCTTCAATTTTTGCTTGAACCGCTGCTTACGACCAGAAGAATTCTGCTCTTGCTGCTTTGACTGGGAAGGGGGTGCTCCATGAGGGCCTAGGTAGATATTCTCTTCCTTTTTGGCCTGCACAAGTGCAATAACGAAAATTTCTAAGATTCAAGGTTAAGTGCATAAGTAGTCCCATCGTATATAGATTATCTTCCTCATTAAGAGTCGAGGATTCTTGCAGCAGACCTTTGGAGAAGGAGGTTTTGGAGATTCTACTTCTGGAGCATCAAGCTTACGTTGATCTGGGTCTCCAATTTCCAAGCTTGGAATCACAAATCCATCGGTATCTAATGCAAATACCGGCCAAAGAGTTATGTTAGTACTGCCAGAAACACCTCACAAAATTTGCAGAAGTTAGCACTGCTGAGACCAGAAAACTCTGTATGTTTAACAGTGATGGATTTCATGCAAACAGATCATTGAAATTATCAAAACAGCTGCCTCCTAATTACCTTTAACATCACACCTACTTCATTCTTACACTAACATGTAATTAAACTACAAAATTACAAAGCAATCCATGCAATGCAATAGCAATTACTAAAGAGCTAAAGATATTCCAAATCGAACTTGAAGATTAGTCAAACTCAGTGAATTCAAAGtgtccttaattattaagtgcCATGCAAAAGATGAACCATTCACTTGAAACGTTACTGTATTCTATAAGACAGCAAGATAAACACAGCCTTAGCCAAAGCAACATCATAAAACAGCTGCCTTGTGTTGTAAAATACGTATAACTCCTATCACTATCTAAAGTAAAGTAGACCTAAAAGTGAAAAgtgaaaattttgttagaaaatAACCCAATTGagattaatcatatataaatcCAACATGCAGATTCAGTTTTGAGGTAGATTAAATTGATGACATGGAGCTCTAGCTCAAAAGGTATTTCCTCTCCACACAAAAATGAGCATGAGGATGAGATTCTGGATTCCTATAATCACAATTTAAAAACAGGTCTTTTATCCTATATGAGTAATGCTCTTTTTCATCCTAGATGTTGTCATCCCTGCCACATCACCAAGTGGCTATCATTTAAGTGGTTGATACAATAAGCCACTTCACATGTGCCAGCCACATCACCAAAGGTGACTGGGGATTATAAGGTCTAGGATGAAGGGTAGCATTGTTTATCCACCATTAAGATAAAATCGCTGAATACAGCCACATGAGCATGGCCTAGTGCATACATGTAGGTAAGAAACATGGCTCCTGTGATGTTTCCCTCAAACTGACAACCATAACCTCAATTACCTATGTTTGCCCAATTGCCAAGTATGGCCAAGTACATGCATGTATGCAAGAAACATTGTTCATGGGATGTTCCCCTCAAGCTGACAACTAAAAACGCCCAACTACCTATATTAGACCATGTAAACGAACTTTCGTTATTCCaggtttttatattatatgatgggCATGTCGAAGGAGTAGAACAATGGAAACAAACTCATTTCCTTCATAAAAATGGAACTTCAGATTTCAGGTTTTTAGCTGATTTAGCTAAATCCATacataagaattttttttcttggtcaaAAAATGTATATTCATTTGCAGATTTATGACTTTAAGTCCTGATCAAACCCCTTAAATATTTCAACTCTTCTACCACTTGAAATGTGCAAACAGCTCCTGAGAAAGGAGAAAAACCcaataataaatacataaaacctATAATACAATAAGTGCCCACGCCCAGAAACGCAAGCATGGTGAAACTAAAATAACCAAAtcaaaatactatttttaaccataaaaaaatCGGAGAAATAGAAACCAATATCACATGGAAACCCGAATGAAATTAGAAATGTTTTCTTTCCAGCATTTTCCCAGCAAACAAAAAAGCGGCCACggacaaaatataaaattaaattaaatttaaaagaaaaactgatACCCcactcatcttcttcttcaagtggaGGAGGGATTGGGACTGGAGACGAGTCCATGGGACGCTGATGAACATGGATTTCAACGGCCAAAGGGCGCAAAAGCCCAGTAAACGATCACACGGCCAATCGCCACCGATTCGAATCCAAAGAAAAAGGCCCCAATACTCTATCTGTGAGCGTCTGAAGCAAAGAGCTATATAACTAGAAACCCTAAAGAAACCCCAAATATGGAAGAAGATAATACAGTaataaaaccctaaccctagaaCTATTGCTCCGTATAAAATTCcatatcatttaattaaattatgtttttattctCTCTAGACCTGGCCAACATTAAAAATCATAACCACAGGTTACTTTCAcaatattttacaaaagaaCAATACTAACGTGCGTCTATCgattagaaaattaaattttaataaaaattatattaatttaaattttaaatataaaaataacaacaataataaatagatcAGTACGTGAATTAGTTTGTACATCgcaaaattctaaataaaaaatacctaCAAAATATACATACTAgtacaaataaatttatttatttatttaaattattttttaaacattcttaactattaaaaaaaataaaaagatctaaattcattactatttactttcttaattattaaaaaataaaaatataagagttgtcaaattTAGTGTACatatttgataattatattatcattttttttataaattaatatttaaaataaataaataatttttaaaattactttataaaaataaaatcattttataaaattatttttattttcctatctATGTCATAAAATATATCGTAAAATATGTTGTGTATTACCCCTTTTATTCTAGCTAAGCTGTTGAGGGATTGAGGGTGAACTCGTGATTTCACGAAAGGAGAATTTGGGTACGTGGCATGTTAGATCAGGAGGGGCTGGGTGAGTATCATTGATTATAATTAGATTTGATCACGAGCGTCTTGAGGTCAACATCGGAGGTTGGAGTGTCGGACGCACACATGATTTCCATTAACATTTAAATCCAACAGTGCAAAATGAGAGTTATCAGCTTATAATGTAATTCTCGTGTGGTCACCGACAGATTTGTGAATTACAGATTGGATCcttaactttttatatttaaggCTGCGTTGTGTTGTTGGAATGAGGTTCGTTCGTTCTAAATTAATTAgtgatgaaattattttttaatttttaatataaaaactaaatttattttatacatttaaatatatatttctatctatttatatttaaatatatttaaaaaaataaaaaaatttattattaaaaagatagtttttatataaattttaagtttaatcactttttaaaaaactttatctaaattcatatattttatgttgtaaatgaaaatttctatatactaaactatcatcatatttatatttcattaagtaaaatgtgacatatttatcactattaattgatcatttattatatattttttataattaaataataataaatatgtcacataatttataataagatataaATGAGATGATGGTGtggtatatagtattacttattataaatatgtttgtcataattataaatgaaataattttatacatcacatcactattttatttatattttattataaataatatgatatatttattattattagatgataaaaaatatataataaattattatttaataatgataaatatataatatcttatttaataaaatataaataaaataatagtataatcataaaaattataaaattttttttataaatatcatgAAAGCAAAAGTGGAACATGGATATCGTAGTTGTGAGTCAAAGTGCACAAGCTACGATGTTGGTAGGTGATGCCCTGTCACCAGCTTGACCTGGATTAACAAATCTTTGACCGTCGATATCATACATAATTACTTTATGAGCACGAGAAATTGATTAGCTCGAGGAATTGTTTGAAAGCAGCAAAAAGTGCACAAATCTAACAGTGACACCTCTTCTTTTGCTAATTCCGGTGTTGTGTTTGTGACCGtctacttttctttctttaatctaTAGCATTActtttgtgtgtatatatatatatatatagatgctcATAAATGATACCCTTCTTTGTTTGTAGAATCAAGATTCAAGAATGTATGcaatttcccaaaatggaatgCAGTGAATGCTTTGCTTTGCACCCTTTTATCACCtctgtttgcttgtgacaaagcAGGAGTAATGGCACCTGACAAAACCCTTCAAAAGTTCTCTTCATGGTTATGGGCTTCCATTAAAACTTGGAAGACGTGAAGAAACTTAGAAACATTGAATAGATCAAATTTTAACACTCGTGGGTTGTGTTGCAGACAATGGAAAATGGGTCATCATTACTGAGAACTGTTAAATTTCACAGAAGAATTTCTGAGTTCTGACGAAATTGGTGgggtatttttatttaaagtctagcactaaattttatttttgtaaaggtTTTGGTTCAGAGCAATCCATTGGGTTAGAATATAGTCCGTGGAAAAAACAAACACTGCTTATTTGATGCTTGTTTGCTGGGAAAATTTGTTAGCTAGAAGGGTGATTATTAGGGAAAACTTGAAGTTGCCTTTTTGAGTGTGTTCACTTTTTGCTAGTGGGTTTTGTTTGGTTGTGGAaagaagaaagtgaaaaataaggATTTTTACCCTTCCTGAAAGTTGTGTATCACTGTATATAGATCATAGAGTTCTCATTCTTGTAAGCTAGTATTGTTTTGAAGGGTCTCATAATTTGTGGCATGTGGGGAGCAGAGACGTGTTCGACATACATTTGGTAATTCCAAGGCTTTGACGTAGTAAAAACGATAGTGGAAAACAAGGGTTTTGCTTTCTTCAAGAGAATCGATTGCAGATGAGAACAAACTGTTTGGTGTTAGTGAAAACAGAAGAACCAGTTATGTCTTTGAAGTAAGGCTGCTCAAGGGAAACTGGGAAACGGCTAGTTATTTCAGCGCCTGATTAAAGCTTCTTACTGCAGGGCTACATTTTCCTTGGAAGCTCAGATCAGGTAAATGGAAGTTGGTCACATGCTATTTTCATATGATCTTTCTACTTTCTGACTTATTCTTTAGCACGCACCAATTTGTCTTTGGCTCATTTCTTAGATCATAGTTTTGAGTTAATACATCTTGCAGTCCAACCTTTTTTTCATCTGTTTTTCTGCTAATTCTTGTTAGGCCCATCTTTTCCACCTTCTGTTATCAATGTTGGACATGGGAAAAACATCTGAGAATCGAATCTGTTCCTCCTTGTGCTTCTCCAGAACCTCTGGGCTATGTATTGCAGTCCTTGTTCTTTCTTTAGTTATCACATTCCATGTTAGTTTTGGGTTGTCTCCTTTCCTTCTTAGCATTCCAATTTTGGTTCTATCAACCATGTTCATTGTCACATTCAAGAAGAAAAGGGTGATTTTGGATGATAATCCAATGCAAGATGAGGATCTCATCTGTGACCAGAAAATCCTGCATGGAAAAGAAGTTAGAGACACACTTCATGAGCCATTACTAGAAACAGCTAGCCAGATCGAGGCCACCCGACAACAAGAAAATGGTTTGATGCAAGAGTACCAAGATGAATCGCTTCCGGATATTCTATTTTCATCAGACAGTGAAAGCAGCAATGACTCTATAATAGGTGAAAACTTTGATCTCAAGCTGATGAGTTCCAACTACATGGAACAAGATGAGGCAATCTCAGATGTTTCGGTTtctgatgaagatgatgatagCCTCATTGAAATATCCCTTCCGGGAAGCAAGTCAGGTGGCCTAGATCATGAAGAGCCAAAGCAAAAGCCACAgtactccaatattcatgatcTCTTGCCGGATTCAATTTTCCAGCAACAAAGCTTAATGGAGCTCTTGACAGAGATCAATGAAATGAATGAGGAAGAAAATTTGATCGAGATTGATCTTTCAAAGGGACCCCATCAAATGTTCAAGGTTAGAGATTGAAACTAGCACTGTAAAGAGATCAAAAGGTTGCAAGTTTTGATCTCAATGAATGATGATCATGAGAGGATTAGGGTTCAGATGGGGGTATAGGTGTTTGTTAATCCAGTTATGGGACTTCTGCCTTTCATTTACATGGCCTTTTCTACAAGGCTTGAGACTCTTGACTAGTAAGTAGAGCATGCCTAGCttagcctttttttttgttttgataatcCCTTAATAAGCACTCTTAAGGATAAAAAGTTCAACTTTATTTTGCCTTTGGTACAAATATTAAAAGGCATAAACAAAGCAAAAGAGGCTTTCTTGCTTGGATGGTTTTGCACTTTTTCATGTTCTTTCCCGTGATGTGCATAGGCACCGctaaggccttgtttgtttCCCCGGAAAAGGATCTTATCTATTTTGTTAAGTTGCTTGCTTATCAAAGAAAATTTGCTACCCTTAACCGGAGGAAAAAATGGGATTTGAAGGTAATTACGTATAATCACTTTTGCGTATTTTATATGCAtttcattaatgtgattggctatattaatttttttttaataattaatcaatcacatcaatggagtacattaaagaataaataaaagtgattgtatataaaatttataaataaaaatgacagtacataaaattttattgaaaatttggaaaaatgcAGTTTTTGGGAAAAGACAAACATTTTTATGATCTACTTCTTTTTTATCTCTGTCAAAAGGTTTGCATGAACTATTTGAAAGGAATGGGGTGGGCTTTTCATTAGTTTACACCAATTTTAAGCTCGAAAACAACATATTTCAACGAATATATGTGAAGAGGATTCACATCAGCAATTTTGTTAGACGGGAGAAGTGACAGCACAACCTCGGCTGGACTTGGGCCATAATTTCCTCCCCAAGCCCTAAAGTCTTTTGTGGCTTATAAGCCCAATATTCAAACCGGGAGTCCATTTTTCCGGCCTGTAttagcaaaagaagaaaaaatattctaacatcGTTATCTCGTATTTCCTTTCCTGTCTAATGTACGTAAtattaatgagatgaaatgatattataaatttttaaaaaaatttattattttattttaaatattatttaaatataatatatttttcaaattttttcaaattttttatctaattattattatctaatcattataaattttatagattataaaataaaatataaaaatcaatacaatttttttaaattttaaaacaaaaaaatatttaaatattatatttaaataatttatcatCACAAAATTCTGTTATACTCCAAGTATCCAAGCGAGTCTCAAAGTTGTCATTTTGATATTTCATGGTATAGTTAAACTAAccagatatatttttttaatttctacaaATAACgagttattttttatagataaattatttagttataaaaaaattttataaaattaaatttataaattgacatgatttgatatgatacgttaaattataaaattattttaattataaaataaaataaatataatatatgaatttaTCTCAATTTGTGAATTGATTTTTAGGAATATCCACCAAATATCATGGGATATATATGGAGTATGCCTATTcaaattattacatttttacaaaatatatatattatcaagtcggtgatctaataaaatatttatataatttaatttaattttaaaaataaattttaaaattaaaatcattcaaattaaattttattattaataatataaatgatatattctatacattaatttgaaaataaaataattcattttataaTCTTGTAGTAAATTGTCgattcaaaatcaaaattacttaaaataattaaagttgaATTGTGGTATCATAGCGACCGGAAGCGTCTTCAACCGTCTGTCCTAAAACCGCTGACAAATACCTTCGACTTCGTTCCCACGATGCTGCCGGATGTCATTTGCGGCCGTTGGATCTCACAGACAGCATCCAAACACCATATCAGCCGTCTGTTTTCTTCTTTCcgttttcaaacttccaaacccGCTTCTTAACCCCAAATCCGACGTGGAATTTCTGTATTTTAAA
This window harbors:
- the LOC122289850 gene encoding uncharacterized protein LOC122289850, with the translated sequence MEIPEKLLEYRFHIIFALALPLTIVSIVHVAPSFVPVLAYFWPLFLSTALFLFAVIFFGRTSVKGIDVHGDDKAVEGLIDYVAGQPEHSVESFKSE
- the LOC122290487 gene encoding uncharacterized protein LOC122290487; amino-acid sequence: MDSSPVPIPPPLEEEDEWDTDGFVIPSLEIGDPDQRKLDAPEVESPKPPSPKAKKEENIYLGPHGAPPSQSKQQEQNSSGRKQRFKQKLKEADRRTSGTVRENKLESLRELVGGGKGTANMEKGTSKDWLDPHCHESQFEKWNHQ
- the LOC122289123 gene encoding uncharacterized protein LOC122289123 → MLDMGKTSENRICSSLCFSRTSGLCIAVLVLSLVITFHVSFGLSPFLLSIPILVLSTMFIVTFKKKRVILDDNPMQDEDLICDQKILHGKEVRDTLHEPLLETASQIEATRQQENGLMQEYQDESLPDILFSSDSESSNDSIIGENFDLKLMSSNYMEQDEAISDVSVSDEDDDSLIEISLPGSKSGGLDHEEPKQKPQYSNIHDLLPDSIFQQQSLMELLTEINEMNEEENLIEIDLSKGPHQMFKVRD